From Nicotiana tabacum cultivar K326 chromosome 22, ASM71507v2, whole genome shotgun sequence, one genomic window encodes:
- the LOC107830975 gene encoding peroxidase 24-like, translating to MKQSNLVFLLLVTVVAFGICNADKLKMNYYHKSCPSVERIVREITWSRVAADPSLPAKLLRLHYHDCFVRGCDASVLLDSTPKNSAEKAALPNRSLGGYEVIDDIKKKLEQVCPHKVSCADILALVTRDAVSYQFGRSMWKIPTGRKDGRVSKASEALASLPSPFANFTTLLRQFQDNDLDIVDLVTLSGAHTIGITHCTLVAKRLYNFTGKGDADPSLNPNYATTLRTMCPNPINPKTVLELDPKSSLSFDSHYYEALNQNKGLLRSDAALLTNSHSAQIVRKLQNPHVFLAYFSRSMKKMGDIRVLADGEGEIRKNCRAVNA from the exons atgaaGCAAAGTAATCTTGTTTTTCTTCTATTAGTTACAGTAGTAGCTTTCGGGATTTGCAATGCAGATAAGCTGAAGATGAATTACTATCACAAAAGCTGTCCTTCAGTTGAAAGAATTGTGAGGGAAATTACATGGAGCAGAGTTGCTGCTGATCCCAGCTTGCCAGCAAAGCTACTTCGCCTTCACTACCATGACTGCTTTGTTAGG GGCTGTGATGCATCAGTTTTACTTGACTCCACTCCAAAAAACAGTGCAGAAAAAGCAGCCCTACCAAATCGATCTCTAGGAGGTTACGAGGTTATCGACGATATAAAGAAGAAACTAGAACAAGTGTGCCCACATAAAGTTTCTTGTGCTGATATTCTAGCCTTGGTAACTCGAGATGCAGTTTCATACCAA TTCGGACGATCAATGTGGAAAATTCCAACAGGGCGAAAAGACGGAAGAGTATCAAAGGCATCGGAAGCATTAGCCAGCTTGCCGTCGCCATTTGCAAACTTTACCACTCTTTTACGACAATTTCAAGACAACGATTTGGACATTGTCGATTTAGTTACTTTGTCAG GGGCACATACCATAGGAATAACACATTGCACATTGGTTGCAAAAAGACTTTATAATTTCACAGGAAAGGGCGATGCAGATCCTTCATTGaatcccaattatgctacaacATTGAGAACAATGTGCCCTAACCCTATCAATCCAAAAACTGTTCTAGAACTGGATCCAAAAAGTTCATTATCTTTTGATAGCCATTACTATGAGGCTCTGAATCAAAACAAAGGCTTACTCAGATCTGATGCGGCGTTACTGACCAACTCCCATTCTGCTCAGATTGTAAGAAAACTGCAAAATCCTCATGTTTTCTTAGCATATTTCAGCCGTTCGATGAAGAAAATGGGCGATATTAGAGTCCTCGCGGATGGTGAAGGAGAAATAAGGAAGAATTGTAGAGCTGTAAATGCCTAA